From the Thermococcus sp. 18S1 genome, one window contains:
- the nth gene encoding endonuclease III — translation MAEAKLGSLSLKKFTFDESWEEKKKRAERIVEILMKTHPREKLLIGDPYRTLVHCIISQRMRDEVTYKVWERLFERYGDIHRIANTPVEEMQEFLRKNGVGLWKTKGEWIVKASQIILEKYDGKVPDDIKELMKLPGIGRKCANIVLAYGFGRQAIPVDTHVNRISKRLGLAPPRVQPEKVEEYLAELIPYEKWIYVNHAMVDHGKRICNPIRPKCNECPLRELCPYAKGLVGDGDIR, via the coding sequence ATGGCGGAAGCAAAATTAGGCTCATTAAGCCTTAAAAAGTTCACCTTTGACGAAAGCTGGGAGGAAAAGAAGAAACGTGCAGAGAGAATCGTCGAGATTCTGATGAAGACGCATCCTCGGGAGAAGCTCCTAATCGGCGACCCCTACAGGACCTTAGTCCACTGTATAATCTCACAGCGCATGAGGGACGAGGTAACCTACAAGGTCTGGGAGAGGCTGTTTGAAAGATACGGAGACATCCACAGGATAGCCAACACGCCTGTCGAGGAAATGCAGGAGTTCCTAAGAAAGAACGGTGTCGGCCTTTGGAAGACCAAGGGCGAGTGGATAGTGAAGGCTTCCCAGATAATACTCGAAAAATACGACGGAAAGGTTCCGGACGACATTAAGGAGCTGATGAAGCTCCCTGGAATCGGAAGGAAGTGCGCCAACATAGTCCTGGCCTACGGCTTCGGCAGGCAGGCGATACCCGTTGACACCCACGTGAACAGGATAAGCAAGCGCCTCGGCCTGGCTCCGCCGCGCGTTCAGCCGGAGAAGGTCGAGGAGTACCTCGCGGAGCTGATCCCCTACGAGAAGTGGATTTACGTCAACCATGCGATGGTGGACCACGGGAAGAGAATATGCAACCCGATAAGGCCGAAATGCAACGAGTGTCCGCTGAGGGAGCTGTGCCCCTACGCGAAGGGCTTAGTTGGGGACGGGGACATCAGGTAG
- a CDS encoding PadR family transcriptional regulator — MERPNFRGHMKVLILDLLREPMHGYGIMAELEGRYGMKLSAGTVYPILASLRKSGLIEVASKGEREKKTYVITEKGLDYLAEHAEDLAEAKRRMRAYKAFLELGGDELRTAFKELFEAVDELTDEQRERVRRLFTGCAKELRLILLGGERYERD, encoded by the coding sequence ATGGAACGTCCCAATTTTCGTGGTCACATGAAGGTACTTATCCTGGACCTCCTCAGGGAGCCGATGCACGGCTACGGGATAATGGCAGAGCTGGAAGGGAGATACGGCATGAAGCTGAGCGCGGGGACGGTCTATCCAATCCTCGCGTCCCTGCGGAAAAGCGGCCTGATTGAGGTGGCCAGCAAAGGTGAGAGGGAGAAAAAGACCTACGTGATCACCGAGAAGGGGTTGGACTACCTCGCGGAGCACGCCGAGGACCTCGCCGAGGCAAAGCGCAGGATGCGCGCCTACAAGGCGTTTCTTGAGCTGGGGGGTGACGAGCTCAGGACTGCCTTCAAGGAGCTCTTTGAGGCCGTGGATGAACTGACGGACGAGCAGAGGGAGAGGGTTAGGAGGCTCTTCACCGGCTGCGCGAAGGAATTGAGACTGATTCTTCTTGGAGGTGAGAGGTATGAACGCGATTGA
- a CDS encoding MFS transporter, producing MRTDSKAIYLILIAGFFAILGSTMSKSPTLPLYAQSIGLGKEEIGLVAAASTVTGIFINFASGLLSDVYGRKRLLKMSGFVFLSAPLLYFLAGDALSLALVRVYYGVATAIFVPVSFALVSDLYPEGKGTFMGFLSSSTLVGRALAPVLAGSIIYFLGFSLVFILCSLTGLVVFALTFRFPETGGGLRRFEFTFSGELLLIGLLDAAVYMAYQGIETFLPLFYYLQDKAWLSGLILTVEIAIMAVVKPYAGYLSDRIGRTKPIVAGMSMVGLAMFMLALSDSLPLVVLGAVVFSVGASISEASTKPLATEVSKLRGTALGFLESIKDIGQALGPVLIGFLGFRTGFLFVGVFGLGALVVFLLRAKSGFSQEINR from the coding sequence GTGAGAACCGACTCCAAGGCCATCTACCTCATCCTTATCGCTGGATTCTTTGCAATCCTAGGTTCCACCATGAGCAAGTCCCCCACGCTTCCCCTTTACGCCCAGAGTATCGGGCTCGGAAAGGAGGAAATCGGTCTCGTGGCTGCCGCCTCGACGGTGACGGGCATCTTCATAAACTTTGCCTCGGGCCTTCTCAGCGACGTTTACGGAAGGAAGAGGCTCCTGAAGATGAGCGGCTTCGTTTTTCTCAGCGCCCCGCTGCTGTACTTTCTCGCGGGCGACGCGTTGAGCCTCGCCCTCGTCAGGGTTTACTACGGCGTTGCCACGGCCATCTTCGTCCCGGTGTCCTTCGCACTGGTCAGCGACCTCTATCCAGAGGGGAAGGGCACCTTCATGGGTTTCCTAAGCTCATCAACCCTCGTCGGCCGCGCCCTTGCCCCGGTCCTCGCGGGAAGCATTATCTACTTCCTCGGCTTCTCCTTGGTCTTCATCCTCTGTTCGCTGACTGGCCTGGTGGTTTTTGCCCTCACCTTCAGGTTCCCCGAGACAGGAGGCGGGCTCAGGAGGTTTGAGTTCACGTTCAGCGGGGAGCTCCTCCTAATTGGCCTCCTGGACGCGGCCGTGTACATGGCTTATCAAGGTATAGAAACCTTCCTGCCCCTCTTCTACTACCTCCAGGACAAGGCCTGGCTCTCTGGACTTATACTGACGGTGGAAATCGCCATAATGGCGGTCGTTAAGCCCTACGCGGGCTATCTCAGCGATAGGATTGGCAGGACGAAGCCGATAGTGGCGGGCATGAGCATGGTGGGCCTGGCGATGTTCATGCTTGCCCTTTCGGATTCCCTCCCGCTGGTGGTTCTGGGTGCGGTGGTCTTTTCGGTGGGCGCCTCGATAAGCGAGGCCTCGACGAAACCCCTGGCCACGGAAGTCTCGAAGCTCCGCGGAACCGCGCTGGGTTTCCTGGAGAGCATAAAGGACATCGGCCAGGCACTGGGGCCGGTTTTGATAGGATTCCTCGGGTTTAGAACCGGATTCCTCTTCGTGGGTGTGTTTGGGTTGGGGGCACTGGTGGTTTTTCTCCTGCGGGCCAAGAGCGGTTTCTCGCAGGAAATCAACCGTTGA
- a CDS encoding PLP-dependent cysteine synthase family protein has product MYFAKLEFFNPFSRSIKDRAVFNMLMKAIERGDINGTRKLFEATSGNVGISLAALSNVLGIEFRAYLPKPTPKATQVLLKVLGAEVVMTDFETIDPTMVQYVIEEARKAGAANLNQFENDDNFDAHYRFTAREIDEQLKSIGKKPDVLIAGIGTSGHIAGLAQYFKERYDTQVIGVVPAKGEKIPGIKRLETRPKWYFQVEIDRVLEITRKEAIEGAIRVARSDGLLIGLSSGAVVKGYEKVVGELGKGTYVLIFPDDGFKYVEVFESYLGMT; this is encoded by the coding sequence ATGTATTTTGCCAAGCTAGAGTTCTTTAACCCCTTCAGCAGGAGCATCAAAGACAGGGCCGTTTTTAACATGCTTATGAAGGCCATCGAGCGCGGGGACATCAACGGCACCAGGAAGCTTTTTGAGGCAACTTCCGGCAACGTCGGGATTTCTCTTGCGGCGCTCAGCAACGTTCTGGGAATAGAGTTCAGGGCATACCTTCCGAAGCCGACCCCCAAGGCCACGCAGGTTCTGCTCAAGGTGCTCGGTGCAGAGGTCGTCATGACGGACTTCGAGACCATAGACCCGACGATGGTGCAGTACGTCATCGAGGAGGCAAGGAAAGCGGGGGCCGCGAACCTCAACCAGTTCGAGAACGACGACAACTTCGACGCCCACTACCGCTTCACCGCCAGGGAGATAGACGAGCAGCTGAAAAGCATCGGCAAAAAGCCCGACGTCCTGATAGCCGGCATAGGCACTTCGGGCCACATAGCGGGCCTGGCGCAGTACTTCAAGGAGCGCTACGACACGCAGGTTATCGGCGTCGTTCCAGCGAAGGGCGAGAAGATACCCGGCATCAAGAGGCTTGAAACGAGGCCCAAGTGGTACTTCCAGGTCGAGATAGACAGGGTCTTGGAGATAACGAGGAAAGAGGCCATTGAAGGGGCAATCCGCGTTGCCAGAAGCGATGGTCTTCTCATAGGTCTCAGCTCCGGTGCCGTTGTTAAGGGTTACGAGAAGGTCGTCGGAGAGCTAGGCAAGGGGACGTACGTTCTCATATTCCCCGACGATGGGTTTAAATACGTCGAGGTGTTTGAGAGCTATCTGGGGATGACATGA
- a CDS encoding potassium channel family protein, whose product MEEWDEIEVPKNVKDIFVEMKNTAELMVDLAYSSILFNEEEMAEEVLELEEYLDLLNYHLMVHAVLAARRPKEAEQITSILHMAHAIDDMSNAAADLAKMVIDGVELHPVITEAILGSEEIIGKIFVSAESILVGKTLEELDLAANTGVWIVAVRRGKRWIFDPDGDFKIFPGDILIGRGTNTSVDYLKEIARGNIKVMSNE is encoded by the coding sequence GTGGAAGAGTGGGACGAAATCGAGGTTCCTAAAAACGTCAAGGATATATTCGTTGAGATGAAGAACACCGCCGAGCTGATGGTTGACCTGGCGTACTCCTCCATACTATTCAACGAGGAGGAGATGGCCGAGGAGGTGCTCGAACTCGAGGAGTACCTCGACCTGCTCAACTACCATCTCATGGTCCATGCGGTTCTTGCCGCGAGGAGGCCGAAGGAGGCGGAGCAGATAACGTCCATCCTCCACATGGCGCACGCCATAGACGACATGTCCAACGCGGCGGCTGACCTGGCGAAAATGGTCATCGACGGCGTCGAGCTCCACCCAGTCATAACCGAGGCTATCCTCGGCAGCGAGGAGATAATCGGCAAGATTTTCGTCTCGGCCGAGTCCATACTTGTCGGAAAAACGCTGGAAGAGCTGGACCTCGCCGCCAACACCGGCGTCTGGATAGTGGCGGTGAGGAGGGGCAAACGCTGGATTTTCGACCCCGACGGGGACTTCAAAATATTCCCCGGCGACATTCTCATCGGGCGCGGGACGAACACCTCCGTGGACTACCTCAAGGAGATAGCCCGGGGCAACATCAAGGTGATGTCCAATGAGTGA
- a CDS encoding potassium channel family protein gives MSELEDIRNCLIEMKDLSSLMVDLAFSSVMYKSEDIAEEVYLLEERMDELTLKVKKLALRLAKREEDPEKLLSVIDMAEINEQISDAAYKISDLILRDVEPHPIILRIMEDTEEELGRVVIHEGSVLHGKTLAQLKLPSKIGTRILAIKRGSRYIYNPGRNDVLKEGDVLIAVGSDLDKLRKLAGEEVEEEE, from the coding sequence ATGAGTGAGCTTGAGGATATCAGGAACTGCCTCATTGAGATGAAGGACCTCTCGTCCCTGATGGTTGACCTGGCGTTCTCCTCCGTCATGTACAAGAGCGAGGACATCGCGGAGGAGGTTTACCTGCTTGAGGAGCGCATGGACGAGCTCACCCTGAAGGTCAAGAAACTCGCCCTGAGGCTCGCCAAGAGAGAGGAGGACCCGGAGAAGCTCCTCAGCGTCATAGACATGGCGGAGATAAACGAGCAGATAAGCGACGCGGCATACAAGATATCCGACCTGATCCTGCGTGATGTGGAGCCCCACCCGATAATCCTGAGGATAATGGAGGACACGGAGGAGGAGCTCGGGAGGGTGGTCATCCACGAGGGTTCAGTTCTCCACGGCAAGACCCTCGCCCAGCTCAAGCTCCCCAGCAAGATAGGCACGAGGATACTGGCAATAAAGCGCGGGAGCAGGTACATCTACAACCCCGGGAGAAACGACGTCCTCAAGGAGGGCGACGTTCTCATAGCGGTTGGCTCCGACCTCGATAAGCTGAGGAAGCTCGCCGGCGAGGAAGTGGAAGAGGAGGAGTGA
- a CDS encoding ATPase: MRAVLKPLFEAELPADFSEVIRSKLMGEELRTGEEIEVELLGKSLRFKVVLAEPSPLKVNRSTMIEFSQGEVEVVDFEFDESVRDVIPFEKGFVVVLASKVLILNRDGQKIYSDEFDNLNGVRVAKGSVVIIHGGSKIRLIKP, from the coding sequence ATGCGGGCCGTTCTAAAGCCCCTCTTCGAGGCCGAACTGCCGGCCGATTTCAGCGAGGTCATACGGAGCAAGCTCATGGGAGAGGAACTAAGAACGGGTGAGGAAATCGAAGTCGAGCTCCTCGGAAAGTCCCTCCGCTTCAAGGTCGTCCTGGCGGAGCCCTCGCCGCTGAAGGTGAACAGGAGCACTATGATAGAGTTCTCCCAGGGCGAGGTTGAAGTCGTTGATTTTGAGTTCGATGAATCCGTTAGGGATGTAATCCCCTTCGAGAAGGGGTTCGTCGTTGTGCTTGCAAGTAAGGTTCTGATTCTGAACCGGGACGGGCAAAAGATTTATAGCGACGAGTTCGATAACCTTAATGGGGTTAGAGTGGCCAAAGGAAGCGTGGTGATAATCCATGGCGGAAGCAAAATTAGGCTCATTAAGCCTTAA
- a CDS encoding acetate--CoA ligase family protein, which yields MKEEALKVIEEVLKSGRTSLVEYEAKQVLKAYGLPVPEEKLAKTLDEALKYAEEIGYPVAMKLMSPQILHKSDAKVVLLNIKTPEELKEKWELIHENARKYRPDAEILGVLVAPMLEVGREIIIGVTEDPQFGHALMFGLGGIFVEVLKDVTFRIIPITERDARKMIKDIKSYPILAGARGEEPADIDAIVNLLLKVSELVDDLDEYIKEMDLNPVFVYEKGKGAVVVDARIILKG from the coding sequence ATGAAGGAGGAAGCCCTTAAAGTTATTGAAGAGGTTTTGAAGTCCGGAAGGACTTCGCTCGTTGAGTACGAGGCAAAGCAGGTTCTCAAAGCCTACGGCCTCCCGGTTCCGGAGGAAAAGCTCGCCAAGACCCTTGACGAGGCACTCAAGTACGCCGAGGAAATCGGCTATCCCGTCGCCATGAAGCTGATGTCCCCGCAGATTCTCCACAAGAGCGACGCGAAAGTCGTACTTCTCAACATCAAGACCCCCGAGGAGCTGAAGGAGAAGTGGGAGCTCATCCACGAGAACGCGCGCAAATACCGCCCGGACGCTGAAATCCTGGGTGTCCTTGTGGCCCCGATGCTGGAGGTCGGAAGGGAGATCATCATAGGCGTCACCGAAGACCCGCAGTTCGGCCACGCCCTCATGTTCGGACTCGGCGGAATCTTCGTTGAGGTTCTCAAGGACGTCACCTTCCGCATAATCCCAATAACCGAGCGCGACGCCAGGAAGATGATAAAGGACATAAAGAGCTACCCGATTCTCGCGGGGGCCCGCGGCGAGGAGCCAGCTGACATAGACGCAATAGTCAACCTCCTCCTCAAGGTCAGCGAGCTCGTGGACGACCTCGACGAGTACATCAAGGAGATGGACCTCAACCCCGTCTTCGTCTACGAGAAGGGCAAGGGTGCCGTCGTCGTCGACGCCAGGATAATCCTGAAGGGCTGA
- a CDS encoding magnesium transporter yields MAVIGGEVREELKGKVKEAYRVTLPSLFTSQIFGLFGGTFLGKYFETIRTQFPGLLVVLPGIMGLRGNVFGSMASRFSTMLYLGDLEPSMRDKKVLKEIVLRMLISLIPIVMLWVISVATGVKKNAFDVLLIVVTSTILVSFILGYFTSFVTIFSFRRGTDPDSVAAPLVASMGDFLTVPSLVLFILLIEHSPEGFRVFNYAVLALFAVVAAISRVRKAEFVELKQVFITITGLALLSTVSGSILAKFSEIIQASVILSFIYPAILSSFGNYGSIIAAKTSTKLHLGEIESFICWKPLTDILALFTTAPIIGTTKLLIGIALVKLTTGVAVPSSAWIIALTYPFMALFIMLYSYTISYFLFQKNIDPDHVAIPLISNNSDIFGTIYVVLMAKLMVGG; encoded by the coding sequence ATGGCAGTGATCGGCGGAGAGGTCAGGGAGGAGCTGAAGGGAAAGGTCAAGGAAGCCTACAGGGTTACGCTGCCGTCCCTGTTCACATCACAGATATTCGGCCTATTCGGGGGCACGTTTCTGGGTAAGTACTTTGAAACCATAAGGACCCAGTTCCCTGGCCTCCTGGTTGTTCTGCCGGGCATAATGGGCCTCCGCGGCAACGTTTTCGGGTCGATGGCATCGCGCTTCTCCACTATGCTCTACCTCGGTGACCTCGAACCCTCGATGAGGGATAAGAAGGTCCTCAAAGAGATAGTTCTCAGAATGCTCATCTCGCTCATCCCGATAGTCATGCTGTGGGTCATAAGCGTTGCCACGGGGGTTAAAAAGAACGCCTTCGACGTCCTCCTCATAGTCGTCACCTCAACGATACTCGTGTCATTCATCCTCGGCTACTTCACGTCATTCGTCACGATATTCTCCTTCAGGCGCGGCACCGACCCGGACAGCGTTGCGGCACCCCTTGTGGCATCCATGGGCGATTTCCTCACGGTTCCCTCGCTGGTGCTGTTCATCCTCCTCATCGAGCACTCACCGGAGGGCTTCAGGGTCTTCAACTACGCTGTGCTGGCCCTATTTGCCGTCGTGGCCGCTATAAGCCGGGTCAGGAAGGCGGAGTTCGTTGAGCTCAAGCAGGTCTTCATAACGATAACCGGGCTGGCGCTCCTCTCGACGGTATCGGGTTCAATACTCGCCAAGTTCAGCGAGATAATCCAGGCGTCGGTTATACTGAGCTTCATATACCCCGCGATACTCAGTTCATTCGGCAACTACGGCTCCATAATAGCCGCGAAAACCTCGACAAAGCTTCACCTCGGTGAGATAGAGAGCTTCATCTGCTGGAAGCCCCTCACAGACATACTGGCGCTCTTCACAACTGCACCCATCATTGGAACGACGAAGCTCCTCATAGGCATCGCCCTGGTGAAGCTGACGACAGGGGTAGCGGTTCCGAGCTCCGCCTGGATAATAGCCCTCACTTACCCGTTCATGGCCCTGTTCATCATGCTCTACTCGTACACGATCTCCTACTTCCTCTTCCAGAAGAACATCGACCCCGACCACGTGGCGATACCGCTCATCTCGAACAACAGCGATATATTCGGCACGATCTACGTCGTGCTCATGGCCAAGCTGATGGTGGGTGGTTGA
- a CDS encoding sugar phosphate isomerase/epimerase: protein MIGLSMTAYPGRDLLEFEGWVGRAKELGFDFVEILSEWPHYLTRDSYRLFSEVLDGWGMKRTVHAPFSDVNIGSFNDRLRRTSLEIIHETIELAAELDALSVTIHPGHCSPVSVKNRRKYLEIHRESLGEIARWGEEYGVKVGVENMPRFVILDAQTCERLCEILGDVEIGVTFDVGHLNTTTGEFERFLEVLGDRIVHVHLHDNRGERDEHLALGDGTVPWARVLPRLPRVTWTLEVGDIESARRSLEFLRNLH, encoded by the coding sequence ATGATAGGCCTCTCCATGACCGCCTATCCCGGAAGGGATCTCCTCGAATTTGAGGGATGGGTGGGCAGGGCGAAAGAACTGGGCTTTGATTTCGTCGAAATTCTGAGCGAATGGCCCCACTACCTGACGAGGGACAGCTACCGCCTCTTCTCCGAGGTTCTTGATGGCTGGGGCATGAAGAGAACCGTCCATGCGCCGTTCAGCGACGTCAACATAGGCTCCTTCAACGACAGGCTGAGGAGGACGTCCCTGGAGATAATCCACGAGACCATCGAGCTGGCGGCCGAACTTGACGCCCTCTCCGTCACGATACACCCCGGCCACTGCTCGCCGGTCAGCGTGAAGAACCGGAGGAAGTACCTGGAGATACACAGGGAGTCCCTCGGGGAGATAGCCCGCTGGGGGGAGGAGTACGGGGTTAAGGTCGGCGTTGAGAACATGCCGCGCTTCGTAATCCTCGACGCCCAGACGTGCGAGAGGCTGTGCGAGATACTCGGTGACGTCGAGATAGGGGTGACCTTCGACGTTGGGCACCTGAACACGACAACCGGAGAGTTCGAGCGCTTCCTGGAGGTTCTCGGGGACAGGATAGTTCACGTTCACCTCCACGACAACCGGGGCGAGAGGGACGAGCACCTCGCCCTGGGTGACGGCACGGTTCCCTGGGCCAGGGTGCTTCCAAGGCTCCCGAGGGTGACCTGGACCCTCGAAGTTGGCGACATCGAATCTGCCCGGAGAAGCCTCGAATTTTTGAGAAACCTGCATTGA
- a CDS encoding DUF998 domain-containing protein: protein MDFSKMSAYLSLSLPLIFIAGLLIVMSQNPWFSFTGNALSDMGSIRNPVNYYFNGFLMVFAVLGFTAAIGALRNGLSYLMPLAMVLLFLVGVFPEEYAPHAPAAVFFYVLALADIALIGLKLGRNGISAGYVWSVLAVLTFALMLYLVKARVFKGLAIPELVGAATILAWFVYIGLLQLRGFKL, encoded by the coding sequence ATGGACTTCTCCAAGATGTCTGCGTACCTTAGCCTTTCCCTTCCCCTCATCTTCATCGCGGGACTGCTCATCGTCATGAGCCAGAACCCGTGGTTCTCCTTCACGGGAAACGCCCTGAGCGACATGGGCTCAATCCGAAATCCCGTGAACTACTACTTCAACGGCTTCCTTATGGTCTTCGCGGTTCTCGGTTTCACAGCCGCCATCGGTGCTCTGAGAAACGGTCTGTCCTACCTGATGCCTCTCGCGATGGTTCTCCTGTTCCTCGTGGGAGTCTTCCCGGAGGAGTACGCGCCACACGCCCCGGCGGCGGTTTTCTTCTACGTCCTCGCCCTGGCGGATATAGCACTCATCGGCCTGAAACTCGGCAGGAATGGGATTTCGGCGGGCTACGTCTGGAGCGTTCTGGCGGTTCTCACCTTCGCCCTGATGCTCTATCTCGTTAAGGCGAGGGTTTTCAAGGGGCTCGCGATTCCGGAGCTGGTCGGAGCCGCCACTATACTGGCGTGGTTCGTCTACATCGGCCTGCTCCAGCTCAGGGGTTTCAAACTCTGA
- a CDS encoding acetate--CoA ligase family protein translates to MVEKIVEEMRPFFDPKAVAIIGATNKKGKVGNVIFENFKMNKERGVFKGNIYPVNPKLDEIDGYKVYKSVEELPEDTDLAVISIPAPFVPDTMRQVAKKGIKSVIIITGGFGELGEEGKKLEREILEIARENGIRIIGPNCVGVYVPDTGVDTVFLPESKMDRPKSGPIAFVSQSGAFAAAMLDWAAMAGIGIGKMVSYGNKLDVDDADLMDYFIHDDGINVVTFYIEGVKDGRKFIEAAKRITQVKPVIALKSGRTEYGAKAASSHTGSLAGADTIYDAVFKQTGVIRAEDFEHMFDLAKAFAALKDKLPKGARIGIITDGGGAGVMASDAVAKFGLKMADLSEGTLRYLKENFPPHAVPGNPTDVVGDTDAERYRIAIEGFVNDPNVDAILVIVLFQVPLLEEEKIIDILAEYQKKSDKPIVAVAMGGKKTDHYARILEDKGVPVYPTPERGVRALAGLVKYAEYLRRGA, encoded by the coding sequence ATGGTGGAAAAGATAGTTGAGGAGATGAGGCCCTTCTTCGACCCGAAGGCGGTCGCTATCATCGGTGCAACCAACAAGAAGGGTAAGGTTGGAAACGTCATCTTTGAGAACTTCAAGATGAACAAGGAGCGCGGGGTCTTCAAGGGCAACATATACCCTGTGAACCCCAAGCTCGATGAGATTGACGGATACAAGGTCTACAAGAGCGTCGAGGAGCTTCCGGAGGACACCGACCTGGCGGTCATATCAATTCCCGCCCCGTTCGTCCCGGACACCATGAGGCAGGTGGCGAAGAAGGGGATAAAGTCCGTCATCATCATCACCGGCGGCTTCGGTGAGCTCGGCGAGGAAGGAAAGAAGCTGGAGCGCGAGATTCTTGAGATAGCCAGGGAGAACGGAATAAGGATCATCGGCCCGAACTGTGTCGGCGTCTACGTCCCGGACACCGGCGTTGACACCGTCTTCCTGCCGGAGAGCAAGATGGACAGGCCGAAGAGCGGACCGATAGCATTCGTCAGCCAGAGCGGTGCCTTCGCCGCCGCGATGCTCGACTGGGCGGCGATGGCCGGCATAGGCATAGGAAAGATGGTCAGCTACGGCAACAAGCTCGACGTTGACGACGCCGACCTTATGGACTACTTCATCCACGACGATGGCATAAACGTCGTCACCTTCTACATCGAGGGTGTCAAGGACGGTAGGAAGTTCATAGAGGCCGCCAAGAGGATAACCCAGGTCAAGCCGGTCATAGCCCTCAAGAGCGGAAGGACCGAGTACGGTGCCAAGGCCGCCTCGAGCCACACCGGTTCTCTTGCCGGTGCTGACACGATTTACGACGCCGTCTTCAAGCAGACCGGCGTCATCCGCGCCGAGGACTTCGAGCACATGTTCGACCTCGCGAAGGCCTTCGCCGCGCTCAAGGACAAGCTCCCGAAGGGGGCCAGGATAGGCATCATCACCGACGGCGGTGGAGCGGGCGTTATGGCCAGCGATGCGGTTGCCAAGTTCGGCCTCAAGATGGCCGACCTCAGCGAGGGGACCCTCAGGTACCTGAAGGAGAACTTCCCGCCGCACGCTGTTCCGGGCAACCCGACCGACGTCGTTGGAGACACCGACGCCGAGAGGTATAGAATCGCCATCGAGGGCTTCGTGAACGACCCCAACGTTGACGCAATACTCGTCATAGTCCTCTTCCAGGTCCCGCTCCTCGAGGAGGAGAAGATAATCGACATCCTCGCGGAGTACCAGAAGAAGAGCGACAAGCCGATCGTCGCCGTTGCCATGGGTGGTAAGAAGACCGACCACTACGCCAGAATCCTCGAGGACAAGGGAGTTCCCGTTTACCCGACCCCCGAGAGGGGTGTCCGCGCCCTGGCGGGCCTTGTTAAGTACGCTGAATACCTCAGGAGGGGGGCCTGA